The region GGGTGAACACGCCGCTGTGGAGACACACGAGCGCGACCCATTCGGCCTTCCTGCCCGTCCAGCCGAAGGCTTCGAGCGCCTTCTCGCGGCCCTTGAGATGCGCGATCATCGCTCGTCTCCCGTCACGAGCGCCCGGTCGGCCCGCATGTAGGTGACGAGGAGCCCCATCGGGTTGTGCACGACCAGCTCCGTAGGGATCGAATCTAGGAACTCGAACCGGAGGCTGAGCGACCAGCGTTCGCGCCGAAGCTCCTGTTCGCCCCTCAGGTGCACGAGGTCGAAGTCGGCCGTCGCGCCGTGCGGCGGCTCGGGCGCGGGGTGGATGCGGAGCACGACCTGCTCGACCTCGGTCTCGGTGTCGGCGGTCCCCGCCGCCACGCTCGCGACCTCCGCGCCGTCCCTCTGGAACGCCGCGTTCGCCAGGTCCGTCGACAGGAACCGGAGGCTGCGGGTCCAGTGCTCCTCGACGGTCGCGCGGCGGCGCGAGTGGAAGTCGTGGACGAACCGGTTCAGGAAGTATTTTGTCGTCGCATCGAGCGGATCGGCCTGGACGGTCGCGGCCTCGTAGGCCAGCGCCTCGGCCCGGCCCACCTCATCCACGCGGACGACGATGGGCTTGGGCGGCTCCGCGCCAGCTATGCGCAGCAGCACGAGGACGCCGAGCACGATGCTCGCGGAAAGGAAGATCAGGATCGTCCTGAGCTTCCGGTTCGCCTGCACGGCCTCGCCCCAGATCTCGG is a window of Gammaproteobacteria bacterium DNA encoding:
- a CDS encoding VirB8/TrbF family protein, which encodes MMKRDRDAGREYAEIWGEAVQANRKLRTILIFLSASIVLGVLVLLRIAGAEPPKPIVVRVDEVGRAEALAYEAATVQADPLDATTKYFLNRFVHDFHSRRRATVEEHWTRSLRFLSTDLANAAFQRDGAEVASVAAGTADTETEVEQVVLRIHPAPEPPHGATADFDLVHLRGEQELRRERWSLSLRFEFLDSIPTELVVHNPMGLLVTYMRADRALVTGDER